The Flammeovirga yaeyamensis genome segment ATGCATAAACAATATCTTTAGCATCACCTGTTTTGCTAATGTATTTTAAGTAGTCGTAAGCATCATTTAGATCATCAAAATAATTTGAATTTTTGTAATCTTTGATTTTTTCCTTTTTCATAATTATTTGATTGAGTTTAATATTTTTTTCGATTTGATAATGTCTTCTCTTTGAGTTGTTTTATCACCACCTGCCAATAGTAAAATAATCTGACCATTAACATAGGTGAAATATATTCTATATCCTTTTTCAAAATGTATTCTAAGTTCATGTATTCCTTTTCCAATAGCTTTACAATCACAGAGGTTTCTATTTTTTACTCTATTGAGCCTTTTCATAATTTCGTAAGCAGCAAAACGTCTTTTCTTCTTTAGTTTTTTGAACCAATTAGAAAAACTTTTAGTCTCTTTAATTTCCATTAATGTATGAATCGTTAGTTTTTACAAATGTAGCTTGTAAGCGACAAACAAGCAATTTTTAAAGTATAAAATGGTATTTAATGTAGGGTGAAATTGTAAGAAGTTGTATTACTATAAACGACTAATTTTAATTTCACTAATTGAGTGAATTTGATTCAATAAATACAACTAAATTTTAACCTATCATCATGAAAACAATCTATCTAACCAGTTTCCTTTTTTTAGCTTTCTTTTCTGTATCTCATGCACAAACGAAGACTAAATTAGATTCATCCAAACATTATAGGTATATCTTCACACCGAATTATTCAATTTTTGGGAATTTCAATACAAGTTCTAATTATCAAAAAACTCAAAAAGAAAATTTTAAAAATAACCTTAATACGATGGAGTTGATGTATAATTATGATAATCAGAAAAAACATAAAGTGAAAGTTAGTGGTAGTGCAAATACAATGAGTAATACACCTAGTTCCACTCCTCAAATTGGGATTGATGCTGATAAAACTTATACAGTTGGTTTTAGTGTAGAGTTCAATAAGAAAAAATAGTAAAAACAGTCTTCTTAACATTTCCCATCAAAAAACAATACTAAGTTAGAAAACAACTACCTTTGCATGCTGATTTAATATCACCCACGATTTCTAAATAAATAAGTACTACCAATTTCTTCCATGCGAAAGTTATTTTCATCCTATAAAGAACATTACATAGATACAATTCGATTAGCCACTCCTGTAGTGGTTTCTCAAGCAGGTCAAAACCTTACCAACATTTTGGATAATGTAATGGTGGGGCATTATAATACCGTAGATCTTGCAGGTGCAGGATTTGCCAATTCATTATTTGCCATTTTCTTAGTATTTGGTATTGGCTTCGCTGTGGGTGTAACTCCTTTAGTAGGAAAAGCTTTTGGACAGAAAAACTACAAAGAAATGGGTAGTTTGTTCCGTCATAGTATTACATTAAATACCATTTTTGTCATTTCAATTACGATCATCCTTCTTCTGTTATCTACCCTTATGGGGCACATGGGACAAACCGAAGAAGTAGTAGTGGCAGCAAGACCGTATTTATTGATCAATGCATTTTCATTAATTCCTTTAATGGCCTTCTTTACCGCTAAGCAATTCGCTGAGGGTGTGAAGTTTACCAAAGTTGCCATGTACTTTACATTATTGGCCAATATCGTTAACGTGATTATCAACTATATATTGATTTACGGAAACTTTGGAGCGCCGGAAATGGGATTATTAGGTGCAGGTATAGGTACATTTATCGCACGTTTAATCGCTTCAGTGGGTATGATTTGGTATGTATTGAAAAGCCCGTCTTTCCACCCATTCTTAGAAGGTTTTACTAAGGTGAAAATCAATAAAGATAGATTATGGCAACAGTTTAAAATGAGTATGCCTATTGGTTTGCAAGCCTTAATGGAAGTTGGTGCATTTGCAGTAGGTGCTATGATTATAGGAACGGTTGGTACCAACCCAATTGCTGCACATCAAATCGTAATGAGTATGATCTCTCTTACTTTTATGATGTTAAGTGGTGTTGCCTCTGCTGTATCCGTAAGGGTAGCCAATTATTATGGTCAAGACAATTGGGTAGAAGCAAGAAAAGCAGGTATGACGGGTGTTCAATTCGCCATGATAGCAATGTCTACATCGGCCATCATTTTCTATACATTTAATTCATTTTTACCTGAATTATATACGAGCGATCAAGAAGTAATTATGTTTGCTTCTCAAATGCTTGTGTTTGCTGCTTTGTTCCAATTATCAGATGGTTTACAGGTAATTATGACCGGTGCTTTAAGGGGTATTTCTGAAGTGAAAATGCCTACATTAATTTGTTTCGTATCGTATTGGGTAGTTTCCTTACCTATTGGCTACGTGTTAACTAATTATACTGATTGGAGTTTCCTAGG includes the following:
- a CDS encoding MATE family efflux transporter, which encodes MRKLFSSYKEHYIDTIRLATPVVVSQAGQNLTNILDNVMVGHYNTVDLAGAGFANSLFAIFLVFGIGFAVGVTPLVGKAFGQKNYKEMGSLFRHSITLNTIFVISITIILLLLSTLMGHMGQTEEVVVAARPYLLINAFSLIPLMAFFTAKQFAEGVKFTKVAMYFTLLANIVNVIINYILIYGNFGAPEMGLLGAGIGTFIARLIASVGMIWYVLKSPSFHPFLEGFTKVKINKDRLWQQFKMSMPIGLQALMEVGAFAVGAMIIGTVGTNPIAAHQIVMSMISLTFMMLSGVASAVSVRVANYYGQDNWVEARKAGMTGVQFAMIAMSTSAIIFYTFNSFLPELYTSDQEVIMFASQMLVFAALFQLSDGLQVIMTGALRGISEVKMPTLICFVSYWVVSLPIGYVLTNYTDWSFLGVWIGLTLGLTLSALLLFTRFTWKTNLEIDKLKPQKQSA
- a CDS encoding type II toxin-antitoxin system RelE/ParE family toxin — its product is MEIKETKSFSNWFKKLKKKRRFAAYEIMKRLNRVKNRNLCDCKAIGKGIHELRIHFEKGYRIYFTYVNGQIILLLAGGDKTTQREDIIKSKKILNSIK